Proteins encoded within one genomic window of Actinomycetes bacterium:
- a CDS encoding carotenoid oxygenase family protein, producing the protein MTQTDTTGAAGGPTDKPWHLQGNWAPVMDELTVGDLEVRGELPDGLDGTYIRAGMNPRSGWSEHWFFGSGMLHSVEVGDGRATYRNRFVQTPYLTENMDLMTAMGSLDYSPANTNIVNHAGRFFALEEAHRPWEVNADLSTVGAVSFNGKLDTPMTAHPKICPETGEMMFFGYQMLAEPWLTYHRADANGNLVQSEAIEIPKPVMMHDFNITRTRTIFMDMPITFSLEQAGFGWDPDNGARLGVMDRDGAGSDIRWYEIDPCYVFHPVNSYDNGEQIVLHVARFESSMTGGLMGRSVEPAMPMLYEWIIDPAKGTVSERQMDDRHGDFCRVDDRLVGLKARYGYILQLAGLDSDQEYGHELYRYDLTTGGCEVHDLGANSHGGEAVFVPRDAGAGEDDGWLVLIAHDETENQSRFVVIDSQDFTGDPVAEVMLPQRVPYGAHGNWFGGLHA; encoded by the coding sequence ATGACCCAGACCGACACCACCGGCGCAGCAGGCGGCCCGACCGACAAGCCCTGGCACCTGCAGGGCAACTGGGCACCTGTGATGGACGAGCTCACCGTTGGCGACCTGGAGGTGCGCGGTGAACTGCCCGACGGCCTCGATGGCACCTACATCCGCGCCGGGATGAACCCACGCTCGGGATGGTCGGAGCACTGGTTCTTCGGCAGCGGGATGCTGCACTCGGTGGAGGTCGGCGACGGCAGGGCGACCTACCGAAATCGCTTCGTGCAGACGCCCTACCTCACCGAGAACATGGACCTCATGACGGCGATGGGAAGCCTCGACTACTCCCCTGCCAACACCAACATCGTCAACCACGCCGGCAGGTTCTTCGCGCTCGAGGAGGCCCACCGCCCGTGGGAGGTCAACGCCGACCTGTCGACAGTGGGTGCGGTGAGCTTCAACGGCAAGCTCGACACGCCGATGACGGCCCACCCCAAGATCTGCCCCGAGACGGGCGAGATGATGTTCTTCGGCTACCAGATGCTGGCCGAGCCATGGCTCACTTACCACCGAGCGGACGCCAACGGGAACCTGGTGCAGTCGGAGGCCATCGAGATCCCGAAGCCCGTGATGATGCACGACTTCAACATCACACGCACCCGCACGATCTTCATGGACATGCCGATCACCTTCTCACTGGAGCAGGCCGGGTTCGGCTGGGATCCGGACAACGGTGCCCGCCTCGGCGTCATGGACCGCGACGGTGCCGGCAGCGACATCCGCTGGTACGAGATCGACCCGTGCTACGTGTTCCACCCGGTCAACTCATATGACAATGGCGAGCAGATCGTGCTGCACGTAGCCCGTTTCGAATCCTCCATGACCGGCGGACTGATGGGCCGTTCGGTCGAGCCCGCGATGCCGATGCTCTACGAGTGGATCATCGACCCGGCAAAGGGGACGGTGTCGGAGCGGCAGATGGACGACCGTCACGGCGACTTCTGCCGCGTGGATGACCGCCTCGTCGGACTCAAGGCCCGCTACGGCTACATCCTCCAGCTGGCAGGGCTCGACTCCGACCAGGAGTACGGGCACGAGCTGTACCGCTACGACCTCACGACTGGCGGATGCGAGGTCCACGACCTCGGCGCCAACAGCCACGGTGGCGAAGCGGTCTTCGTGCCCCGTGATGCCGGCGCCGGTGAGGACGATGGCTGGCTCGTGCTGATCGCGCACGACGAGACCGAGAACCAGTCAAGGTTCGTGGTGATCGACAGCCAGGACTTCACAGGAGATCCCGTTGCGGAAGTCATGCTTCCCCAGAGGGTTCCCTACGGCGCGCACGGCAACTGGTTCGGCGGCCTGCACGCCTGA
- a CDS encoding ABC transporter ATP-binding protein, producing MTTAVSASNLSKSFGSTVALDGLDLEVATGEVHGFLGPNGAGKSVTIRVLLGLLRADGGEVSLLGGDPWRDAVQLHHRLAYVPGDDNLWPNLSGGEVIDLLARLRGGIDQAKRAELIERLDLDPTKKASTYSKGNRQKVALVATLASDAELLLLDEPTAGLDPLMEAVFQDCIMDVKAEGRTVLLSSHILAEVEKLCDRLTIIRNGRTVEQGTLAELRHMTRTAVDAVTLRPPVGIQDVPGVRGLTVEGHRVGFEVDGEQLDAAIAALSSFGIESLSSNPPTLEELFLRHYGEELAGNGSAGEAAAEAAG from the coding sequence ATGACAACTGCCGTCTCCGCATCCAACTTGTCAAAGTCGTTCGGCTCGACGGTCGCCCTCGACGGGCTCGACCTCGAAGTGGCGACCGGCGAGGTGCATGGCTTCCTGGGCCCCAACGGCGCCGGCAAGTCGGTGACCATCCGCGTGCTGCTCGGCCTTCTGCGTGCCGACGGTGGCGAAGTCAGCCTGCTCGGCGGCGATCCGTGGCGCGATGCGGTTCAACTCCACCATCGACTGGCCTACGTCCCGGGCGACGACAACCTCTGGCCCAACCTCTCAGGCGGCGAGGTCATCGACCTTCTGGCACGTCTGCGCGGCGGCATTGACCAGGCCAAGCGTGCCGAGCTGATCGAGCGGCTGGACCTCGACCCGACCAAGAAGGCCAGCACCTACTCCAAGGGCAACCGCCAGAAGGTCGCCCTGGTGGCCACCCTCGCATCCGATGCCGAGTTGTTGCTGCTCGACGAGCCGACCGCGGGCCTCGATCCCCTGATGGAGGCCGTCTTCCAGGACTGCATCATGGATGTCAAGGCCGAGGGTCGCACGGTGCTGCTCTCCAGCCACATCCTCGCCGAGGTCGAGAAGCTGTGTGACCGCCTCACGATCATCCGCAACGGGCGCACCGTCGAGCAGGGCACGCTCGCGGAGTTGCGGCACATGACCCGCACCGCAGTCGACGCAGTCACGCTCCGACCGCCGGTGGGCATCCAGGACGTGCCCGGAGTCCGGGGCCTAACCGTCGAGGGCCACCGCGTCGGCTTCGAGGTCGACGGTGAACAGCTCGATGCCGCCATCGCCGCGCTGTCCAGCTTCGGGATCGAGTCCCTGTCGTCCAACCCGCCCACCCTCGAAGAGCTGTTCCTGCGTCACTACGGCGAGGAACTCGCCGGCAACGGCTCCGCAGGCGAGGCGGCCGCCGAGGCGGCGGGATGA
- a CDS encoding nitroreductase translates to MSMQEAMRTQRAVRKLHTEPVDRDLLMHLLELSLKAPTSSNTQDWTYMVIEDRRQKERIAKLYRVLYGLFNPIAERMAEGDDKAIRQMRPGQWQAENFEDLPVFVIPCYRRNLKHRPVGRPQISVSSFYGSVYPAVQNLLLGCRAVGLGASLQTLPIWLVPAARWILGLPRSVNPVCIIPIGWAKGRYGPTTRPPVGEVVHFDRYGNQPYKRP, encoded by the coding sequence ATGTCGATGCAGGAGGCGATGCGCACGCAGCGGGCGGTGCGCAAGCTGCACACCGAACCTGTCGACCGGGACCTGCTGATGCACCTGTTGGAGCTGTCGCTCAAGGCCCCCACCAGCTCCAACACCCAGGACTGGACCTACATGGTGATCGAGGACCGTCGGCAGAAGGAGCGCATCGCGAAGCTCTACCGGGTCCTCTACGGGCTGTTCAATCCGATCGCCGAGCGGATGGCCGAAGGCGACGACAAGGCCATTCGCCAGATGCGCCCGGGCCAGTGGCAGGCCGAGAACTTCGAGGACCTGCCTGTGTTCGTGATCCCGTGCTACCGCCGCAACCTCAAGCACCGACCTGTGGGCCGCCCACAGATCTCCGTCTCCTCGTTCTACGGCTCGGTGTACCCCGCCGTGCAGAACCTGCTTCTGGGATGTCGTGCTGTTGGGCTCGGCGCGTCACTGCAGACGCTTCCGATCTGGCTGGTGCCTGCCGCGCGGTGGATCCTCGGACTGCCACGGTCGGTCAACCCGGTGTGCATCATCCCGATCGGGTGGGCGAAGGGTCGCTACGGTCCCACCACCCGGCCACCAGTGGGCGAGGTGGTTCACTTCGACCGTTACGGGAACCAGCCCTACAAGCGCCCCTGA
- a CDS encoding MBL fold metallo-hydrolase — translation MKLRSVTGNSQRLDGGAMFGNAPKVLWQRWVEVGDDNTIPLATRALLVQEDSGRNVLFEAGIGTFFDPDMRARYGVVEEADVLTDNLAAIGLASHDIDVVVLSHLHFDHAGGILKPWSADRGLELAFDSSRFVVSAAALERAHNPTVRDRASFIPGLPGLLEETRRVEVVDGDRSGTLGDGYRFHFSQGHTPGLMLTEVEAEDGPVVFTGDLAPATPWVHVPITMGYDRYPELLVEERAALWEDLEPRGARLFFVHDPDVAMAALERSDNGRYTTRDPVAVLDT, via the coding sequence ATGAAGCTGCGCTCGGTCACCGGAAACTCCCAGCGCCTCGACGGTGGGGCGATGTTCGGCAACGCACCCAAGGTCCTTTGGCAGCGCTGGGTGGAGGTGGGCGACGACAACACGATCCCGCTGGCCACCCGTGCACTGCTGGTGCAGGAGGACAGTGGCCGAAACGTGTTGTTCGAGGCCGGCATCGGCACGTTCTTCGACCCCGACATGCGCGCCCGTTACGGAGTTGTCGAAGAGGCGGACGTGCTCACCGACAACCTGGCCGCCATCGGCCTGGCCTCGCACGACATCGACGTGGTGGTGCTGTCGCACCTGCATTTCGACCATGCCGGCGGGATCCTGAAGCCGTGGTCGGCGGACCGGGGTCTCGAGCTGGCCTTCGACTCGTCGCGGTTCGTGGTGAGCGCAGCTGCGCTCGAGAGGGCGCACAACCCGACAGTGCGCGACCGCGCTTCGTTCATCCCCGGACTACCGGGGCTGCTCGAGGAGACCAGACGAGTAGAGGTCGTCGACGGTGACCGTTCGGGCACCCTCGGCGATGGCTACCGCTTCCACTTCTCCCAAGGGCACACGCCGGGGCTGATGCTCACCGAGGTCGAGGCTGAAGACGGTCCGGTCGTGTTCACCGGCGACCTGGCTCCGGCGACGCCGTGGGTGCACGTGCCCATCACGATGGGATACGACCGCTACCCGGAGCTGCTGGTGGAAGAAAGGGCCGCCCTGTGGGAAGACCTGGAGCCGCGTGGTGCCCGGCTGTTCTTCGTGCATGACCCTGACGTCGCGATGGCAGCCCTCGAACGCTCTGACAACGGGCGCTACACGACTCGGGACCCTGTCGCCGTCCTGGACACCTGA
- a CDS encoding M15 family metallopeptidase, producing MNLPTYEWATAPPADGMLSGLTGQAPLPELAEPTRFGPVSADCDEPLVTVEHKRVFDLSCYERAGWPHTRPHLQLREGAAQRLYRVADRMPEPFGIAVFDAWRALELQQAIYEAAYADPHLPAGFVSHPNPDPANPPPHLTGGTVDLTLAWDGQALALGTSFDDFHEGAHAASLESEPGSERELRRFLYWHMRAAGFVVLAQEWWHFEYGTQRWAAITDNEPIYAAAS from the coding sequence ATGAACCTACCAACGTACGAATGGGCAACTGCTCCACCCGCCGATGGGATGCTCTCTGGCCTGACGGGGCAGGCGCCGCTGCCGGAGCTGGCTGAACCGACTCGGTTCGGTCCCGTCTCCGCGGACTGTGACGAGCCGCTTGTGACCGTGGAGCACAAACGGGTCTTCGACCTTTCCTGTTACGAGCGCGCGGGCTGGCCTCATACGCGCCCACACCTTCAGTTGCGAGAGGGCGCAGCCCAACGGCTCTACCGGGTCGCCGATCGAATGCCGGAGCCATTCGGGATCGCTGTCTTCGACGCCTGGCGAGCGCTCGAGTTGCAGCAGGCGATCTACGAGGCGGCCTATGCCGACCCGCACCTGCCGGCGGGGTTCGTGTCGCATCCGAATCCCGACCCGGCAAACCCGCCACCGCACCTCACGGGTGGCACGGTCGACCTCACACTTGCGTGGGATGGCCAGGCGCTGGCGCTCGGAACCTCGTTCGACGACTTCCACGAAGGTGCCCATGCCGCGTCGCTCGAGTCGGAACCCGGCTCGGAGCGGGAACTGCGCCGCTTCCTCTACTGGCACATGCGCGCCGCGGGTTTCGTGGTGCTCGCACAGGAGTGGTGGCACTTCGAGTACGGCACCCAGAGGTGGGCGGCAATCACGGACAACGAGCCAATCTACGCGGCGGCGTCGTAG
- a CDS encoding EAL domain-containing protein, with protein sequence MAASDAFCEIVGLEADDLVGGVAPYEWWPSDQVPWFEAQLGKDLASAPSRGYFEGQFAKPDGTRVQVFGSVAGVRDETGTCQRFVWSVAEADKEPNALASPSDSTQEDIDGALQRLFDSNIVGIITGVGDRVLNANDYFLGMLGYDHSDLVSGGIDWVSLTPPEFLEVDAKAGEEMAKVGRSGPIYKEYVHRDGHRVPVRIAGATISAQPFRWVSYVDDISELKEAERRLRDQAATDALTGAANRGELERLLDHALEDSLDSGTTGAVIFVDLNRFKALNDTHGHYVGDLVLREAVRRIQNAVRKEDTVCRIGGDEFLVICEKQDERGALAAAERIVDLLSRSFNIGGQVLRIGASCGIARFPADGADVSAVISNADRAMYASKRRGGGVTAHRRSESAVGVSGSYDSQVRALRKAISNDEFCLHYQPVVSLGSGKVTGFEALARWNHPYRGLLGPSEFLQVAEESGLIITIGNHLISQALRQAGVWATGSGLVTTPHLSINLSRRQFAATDLCARLKTAIAGSHVDPGTLVFEVTETALFDDQEQATEVMEEIRAMGCAIALDDFGTGYSSLAMLQDLPVDVLKIDREFVSRLDCDDPAVCDTPPMNLLANIVDMGRTLGMDVYAEGVETQQQHQCVRRAGVGHAQGFLYGRPMPGEAVLPVARQIDAARLT encoded by the coding sequence TTGGCAGCATCCGACGCTTTCTGTGAGATCGTCGGTCTTGAAGCCGACGATCTCGTGGGCGGCGTTGCACCCTACGAGTGGTGGCCATCGGATCAGGTCCCGTGGTTCGAAGCGCAATTGGGCAAAGACCTGGCGTCTGCGCCGTCTCGCGGTTACTTCGAGGGCCAATTCGCCAAGCCCGACGGTACACGTGTCCAGGTGTTCGGTTCCGTGGCTGGTGTGCGCGACGAGACGGGCACTTGCCAGCGGTTCGTGTGGTCGGTGGCCGAAGCGGACAAGGAGCCGAACGCGCTCGCGTCGCCGTCCGACTCAACACAAGAAGACATCGACGGTGCATTGCAGCGCCTGTTCGACTCGAACATCGTGGGAATCATCACCGGCGTCGGTGATCGAGTTCTGAACGCAAATGACTACTTCCTGGGAATGCTTGGCTACGACCACTCTGATCTCGTGTCCGGCGGAATCGACTGGGTATCGCTCACACCGCCGGAATTTCTGGAGGTCGACGCGAAAGCCGGTGAGGAAATGGCCAAGGTCGGGAGGTCGGGACCGATCTACAAGGAGTACGTGCACCGTGACGGCCACAGGGTGCCGGTGCGCATAGCTGGTGCGACCATCTCCGCTCAGCCGTTCAGATGGGTGTCGTACGTTGATGACATCTCGGAGCTCAAGGAGGCTGAGCGCCGCCTGAGGGACCAGGCCGCCACCGATGCGTTGACGGGTGCCGCCAATCGAGGCGAGCTCGAGCGCCTCCTCGACCATGCCCTGGAGGACTCTCTCGATTCAGGAACTACTGGTGCCGTCATTTTCGTGGATCTCAACAGGTTCAAGGCGCTGAATGACACTCATGGTCATTACGTTGGTGATCTGGTTCTCAGGGAGGCCGTTCGGCGAATCCAGAATGCCGTTCGCAAAGAGGACACCGTCTGCCGAATTGGGGGCGATGAGTTCCTGGTCATCTGCGAGAAGCAGGACGAACGCGGTGCCCTTGCCGCAGCGGAACGAATCGTGGACCTCCTGTCCCGTTCCTTCAATATCGGAGGCCAAGTCCTACGGATCGGTGCCAGCTGTGGGATCGCCCGGTTCCCTGCGGACGGGGCCGACGTGTCTGCGGTCATCAGCAACGCCGACCGGGCGATGTACGCGTCGAAGCGCCGCGGCGGCGGCGTGACTGCCCACCGGCGCTCCGAGAGTGCTGTCGGCGTCTCCGGATCCTACGACTCACAGGTTCGCGCACTCAGGAAAGCGATCAGCAATGATGAGTTCTGCCTCCACTACCAGCCGGTCGTGAGCCTTGGCAGCGGCAAGGTCACCGGATTCGAAGCCCTCGCTCGCTGGAACCATCCCTACCGAGGCCTTCTTGGGCCTTCGGAGTTCCTCCAAGTTGCAGAGGAATCGGGACTCATCATCACCATTGGCAACCATCTCATCAGCCAAGCGTTGAGACAGGCCGGTGTCTGGGCAACAGGGTCGGGTCTTGTCACCACACCCCACCTCTCGATCAACCTGTCACGCCGCCAGTTCGCCGCAACCGACCTGTGCGCCCGCCTGAAGACCGCCATCGCCGGGAGCCACGTCGACCCGGGCACACTTGTCTTCGAGGTCACCGAAACGGCCCTCTTCGATGACCAGGAACAGGCGACCGAGGTGATGGAGGAGATCCGCGCCATGGGCTGCGCGATCGCCCTCGATGACTTCGGTACCGGCTACTCGTCTCTGGCGATGCTTCAGGACCTGCCGGTGGACGTACTCAAGATCGACCGCGAGTTCGTCAGTCGGCTCGATTGCGATGATCCCGCGGTTTGTGACACCCCTCCCATGAATCTGCTGGCGAACATCGTCGATATGGGCAGGACGCTAGGCATGGATGTGTACGCCGAAGGCGTCGAGACGCAACAACAGCATCAGTGCGTGCGGAGAGCAGGAGTGGGTCACGCCCAAGGGTTCCTCTACGGCAGGCCCATGCCCGGAGAGGCAGTGCTCCCGGTCGCCCGACAGATCGATGCCGCCCGGCTGACCTGA